In Castanea sativa cultivar Marrone di Chiusa Pesio chromosome 6, ASM4071231v1, a single window of DNA contains:
- the LOC142639971 gene encoding uncharacterized protein LOC142639971, with amino-acid sequence MKGQVLEDFIAEFSLRATSITGVVEVRPWRVFVDGASNMAGAGAGIVVITPEDLKLEHSFRLGFKASNNEAEYEALLAGLRIVIDLGAKEVEVYSDSFLVVNQVQGNFEDKDPQMIEYLRLAKQMMGNFETVMIEQVAQGQNRHADSLATLASSIADEVPRLIRVELVLEPSIAARALIV; translated from the coding sequence ATGAAGGGACAAGTACTTGAGGACTTTATCGCCGAGTTCTCGCTGAGGGCAACGAGTATAACCGGCGTGGTAGAAGTCAGGCCATGGAGGGTGTTTGTGGACGGAGCGTCCAATATGGCTGGAGCGGGGGCAGGGATCGTAGTCATCACCCCAGAAGATCTGAAGCTAGAACACTCATTCAGGTTAGGCTTCAAGGCttctaacaatgaggccgaatacgaggCTCTACTGGCAGGACTGAGAATTGTCATAGATCTGGGGGCAAAGGAGGTGGAGGTATACTCGGACTCCTTCCTCGTGGTAAATCAGGTCCAAGGGAATTTCGAGGACAAGGATCCCCAGATGATAGAATACCTGCGGCTAGCAAAGCAGATGATGGGTAACTTTGAGACAGTCATGATCGAGCAGGTAGCCCAGGGACAAAACCGGCACGCCGACTCCTTGGCGACTCTAGCATCATCAATAGCTGACGAGGTACCTCGGCTGATCAGGGTGGAACTGGTGCTCGAGCCAAGTATTGCCGCCAGGGCACTGATTGTATAG
- the LOC142639972 gene encoding uncharacterized protein LOC142639972 codes for MGGREVMVTFIVVASFTPYTAIFRRPWIHNMGAVPSILHVKVKFRTDEGITVIRGDQQAARQCLVAAAIKQTEQKESAEKIGAVLSDGERVQLLLFLIQNVDVFAWCPYEVPGVDPEFIVHKLNVDPLCPPKKQRPRRSAKEHAETIRQEVRRLREAGARKEMFFPEWLANMVVVKKKSGKWRVCVDFTDLN; via the exons ATGGGCGGCCGGGAGGTGATGGTGACGTTCATAGTGGTCGCCTCTTTCACACCATACACAGCAATATTCAGAAGGCCGTGGATACACAACATGGGGGCTGTGCCGTCCATCTTACACGTAAAAGTCAAGTTCCGAACTGATGAGGGGATTACAGTAATAAGGGGCGATCAGCAGGCGGCCAGACAATGTTTAGTAGCCGCAGCAATCAAACAAACTGAGCAGAAGGAATCAGCCGAGAAG ATAGGGGCAGTCTTGAGTGATGGGGAAAGGGTGCAACTGCTGTTATTCCTCATACAAAACgtggatgtgtttgcatggTGTCCATATGAGGTGCCCGGCGTCGACCCTGAGTTCATAGTTCACAAGCTGAATGTGGATCCTTTATGCCCCCCCAAGAAACAGAGACCGAGAAGGTCTGCTAAGGAGCACGCGGAAACCATCAGACAGGAAGTTAGGAGGCTGAGAGAAGCAGGGGCCAGAAAGGAAATGTTCTTTCCGGAATGGCTCGCAAACATGGTGGTCGTGAAGAAGAAGAGCGGCAAGTGgagggtttgtgttgattttaccGATCTTAACTGA
- the LOC142639973 gene encoding uncharacterized protein LOC142639973 produces the protein MAGDLSRGNQNLYCTYHRDKGHTTEQCRVLKDHLEQLVKAGHLKEFLVETRSQETGQAEWLCRNPLPPLLVVIEVIHAAPRAIITPTAKGVLTVVSAEGSTSEQPPRKRPRHSRQPIAFDDDDLEGTTQPHHDALIVTARIRGFIVKRIMIDQGSGVDVMYPDLYRGLGLKKGDLSKYDTPLMGFDGHMVILKG, from the coding sequence ATGGCAGGCGACCTGTCAAGGGGAAACCAGAACTTGTATTGCACCTATCACAGGGATAAAGGGCACACCACCGAGCAATGTAGGGTGTTGAAAGATCACCTGGAACAGTTGGTGAAGGCGGGGCATTTGAAAGAGTTTCTGGTGGAGACACGGAGTCAGGAGACCGGACAGGCTGAGTGGCTGTGTCGAAACCCTCTCCCACCCCTTTTGGTAGTGATAGAGGTCATCCACGCCGCTCCAAGGGCAATTATAACACCCACAGCAAAGGGGGTGTTGACCGTGGTGTCGGCAGAAGGAAGCACAAGCGAACAACCCCCGCGAAAGAGGCCGAGGCACAGTAGACAACCCATCGCATTCGACGACGACGACCTAGAGGGTACTACCCAGCCCCACCACGATGCTTTGATAGTCACGGCCCGAATAAGGGGATTCATAGTGAAGAGAATAATGATAGATCAAGGGAGTGGTGTAGATGTGATGTACCCGGACCTATACAGGGGGCTCGGCCTGAAAAAGGGGGACTTGTCCAAGTATGATACACCTTTAATGGGATTCGACGGGCACATGGTGATTCTAAAGGGGTAG